A genomic segment from Streptomyces antibioticus encodes:
- a CDS encoding MraY family glycosyltransferase produces the protein MLYGIAAATTALLLAAVLAALLRPPALRLGLVDRRRRQRRVPLSGGVAVVVTTCLVAGAGDWSGIAPLGPDIGALVLAAAAVAALGLIADLWRLRTRLLVLGTAVAAAFVVPYGDTGAWAGAVAVAWITFVALAFRALDHADGVAGTVGVVTAFGVAACAAFEVLDGLAVLLSVLAAALTGFLMHNWPPARVALGGCGSLFAGFLLASAAVTARAGYEEAVGAGVLFALTAVAGADAVLVVVARRLAGRPLLRGGPDHLAHRLRRLGITPQGATVLLGAAAFSAVLVGTLVHSGWAGPYAVWWVAGGALAAVLGLLRVPARKAPRARGGGEAASEAPAHTRAREKETAHTRARKNPRTHPRRAPLFAPRRQSESAVRLPESSDSRHGQRMSPQVSASLRVRNG, from the coding sequence GTGCTCTACGGGATCGCCGCCGCCACCACCGCCCTGCTCCTCGCCGCCGTCCTCGCCGCGCTGCTGCGTCCGCCCGCCCTGCGTCTCGGGCTCGTCGACCGGCGCCGGCGGCAGCGCCGCGTACCGCTGTCCGGGGGTGTCGCCGTGGTGGTCACCACCTGTCTGGTCGCGGGCGCCGGGGACTGGTCCGGCATCGCCCCGCTCGGCCCGGACATCGGCGCCCTGGTGCTGGCCGCCGCGGCCGTCGCCGCGCTCGGGCTGATCGCGGACCTGTGGCGGCTCAGGACCCGGCTCCTGGTCCTCGGTACGGCCGTGGCGGCGGCCTTCGTCGTGCCGTACGGCGACACCGGCGCCTGGGCGGGGGCGGTGGCCGTCGCCTGGATCACCTTCGTCGCGCTCGCCTTCCGGGCCCTGGACCACGCGGACGGCGTGGCCGGCACGGTCGGCGTGGTCACCGCGTTCGGGGTGGCCGCGTGCGCGGCGTTCGAGGTCCTGGACGGTCTCGCGGTGCTGCTCAGTGTGCTCGCCGCCGCGCTGACCGGCTTCCTCATGCACAACTGGCCCCCCGCGCGCGTGGCGCTCGGCGGCTGCGGATCGCTGTTCGCCGGGTTTCTGCTCGCCTCGGCGGCCGTGACCGCCCGCGCGGGCTACGAGGAGGCCGTCGGGGCGGGCGTGCTGTTCGCGCTCACCGCGGTGGCCGGCGCCGACGCCGTCCTGGTCGTGGTGGCGCGGCGGCTGGCCGGACGGCCCCTGCTGCGCGGCGGCCCGGACCATCTCGCCCACCGGCTGCGGCGGCTCGGGATCACCCCGCAGGGGGCGACCGTGCTGCTCGGCGCGGCGGCCTTCTCGGCGGTGCTCGTCGGGACGCTGGTGCACAGCGGCTGGGCCGGGCCGTACGCCGTGTGGTGGGTGGCGGGCGGGGCGCTGGCCGCCGTCCTGGGCCTGCTGCGTGTCCCGGCGCGGAAGGCGCCCCGCGCGCGGGGCGGTGGTGAGGCGGCGTCCGAGGCGCCGGCACACACGCGTGCCCGTGAAAAGGAGACCGCACACACGCGTGCCCGCAAGAACCCACGTACTCACCCCCGCAGGGCGCCCCTCTTCGCCCCGCGCCGTCAATC